In the Nitrospirota bacterium genome, ATCAACGCCACCTGTTGTGCCGGAAGAATCCGCTGCGCCCACATCTGAACCGCGAAGGCCCCGGTCGCAAGACCCCCGGTCACCCCAAGCCCGAGCAACAACAACGCGGTCGGTGCAAAGGCCTGAGCCGGCGCCTGCTCTATCAGCATAGTGGGGAGTAACAGGACGACCATGGCCATCATCTGCCAGGCAAAGAGGGACGGTGCATCGACTTCGCGGGTAAACCGCTCGAGGCAGGCGATATGCGCAGCAAACGCGAACGCACAGCCAAGCGTCATGAGGTCGCCAAGATTTCCGGATGCGCTGGGCTTCACCAGCAGCCAAAGCCCCACCGTCGCGACTCCGGTGGCCAATAAGACGCGCCAGTCGAATCGGCGAAGAATCAAGGGCACAATCACGACATACAGCGCCGTAATAAAGGCAGAGTTCGATGAGGTGGTATAGTGAATCCCGACCGTTTGCAGGACATAGCCGAGAAAGAGCCAGCCTGTGGCGATCGCACCGGCCCGCAACACCGCCGGGTCACGGTGCAGGCGAAGTCTCCACAGCAGAAACCCGCCCCCGACCAGCAACGCCCCAAGCAGGAATCGCAGAAACAAAAACGACAACGGTGGAATCTGCTCCAACACCGCTTTGGTCGCAGGAAACGTCGCGCCCCAAATGAACGTTGTCAGAAGGAGTGCGAATCGTGGCATCAGATCGTGTGATGGGTGAACAGTGATGAGTGATGGGCCGAAGCGTCCCCTCAGGGGCGCACGGTGCGACGAATAAGGAGCACCAAGTCCGTGCGCGCCGCCGAGTGGTGAGGCGGCCGGGTCCCCGGTGAAGATCTGAACGATGCAAGAACGACGCTGGCAGACTTTTTCAGCATCCCGCTACGCTTTGCACAGGACGCAGCGCCGCTGATCCGTCGTCCCAGCCTGCTCCATCGCCGCGAGCGCTCGCTCCTTGTCAGGATAGTCGAACCAGCCGCCTTCCCAGAAATCGCTGGAGGAGCCGATCGTCGACGAGGGCACTTCGGCACAACGATCCTTGTGGAGCGTAACCCGATCAATTGAGCGGGCGATGTGAATCCAATAGATCATAGGAACAGCCCTTCACAGACAGACCGAGACGCGGCCCTTGGGTTACGACTCTGGGCTCGTCCGCGCTCACGACCTGCGATCAGATTCCACTTCGATCGACGAGGGAGTCTCGTCGACGATTGAGACAACTTACGGCAGGAGCTGCCACTCATCTTTCTCAATGAAGACCTTGACGCCGGTCTCGAGTTTCTTGATATCGTCCTTATCGAAGAGCCTCATGTAGCGCTCGATCCGATCCTCGTCATCGATCCGCTCTTCTTGCATCATTCCACTGGTACTCTTGTATTTCCGAATCAACAGGGGCATCGAAATCCTCCTCGTAAGCCACTAGAAGTCACCTCAACAAGGTGTGTACAATAAGGTAAAGTTCACGGGCCGGTCAAGAGCGGATTCGCACTCTGCCCCGGTAAAATCCAGCATGAAGGATACGCACGATGCCGATCTACGAATATCGTTGTGGAAAATGCGAAAAGCAGTTCGACGCGACCCAATCCGTCCATGTCAGACCAGAAGACACGATCTGCCCGCACTGTCAGGCCCAGGAGGCGACACGCTTGATCTCCGCCAGCACGACAGTGGTGAAAGGGACTCACAAAACCGGCTTTGCTGAACAAAAAGCCTACAACATGCTGGACGAGCGGATGGATAATTTCTCCAAGCTTCCACCACTGATGGGGAGGCGTGCCGCCCCCGAGGCTGGCGCACCACCCGACCCCGCAAGCGGCGGCATCACGGAGAACTGAACCGTGGGTCGGCATGTGAACGCACAGCATCCCCGCCCCAATATCCACCCCAACGCTATGGAGATCTCATGATTGCGAGACAGATCCTCTCGCTAGGCCTCGGCTTGCTATTCAGCTGGGGGACGGCGCAGGTCGCCCTTGCAGAGGTCGCCGGCAATCTCATTATCGCCGGCAACGGACCTGAGGTCACGACGCTGGAGTCCCTCGCCCGCGCATTTGAAAAAGCCAACCCACGCGCCTATCTCGATGTCGTCTGGGACGGCAACTCGAAACCGGTTGAGATGGTCAAATCGGGCCAGGCCCATATCGCCGTGACCGGAACTGAAACGCCGGATCTCTCGGCCACCGTCATCGCCTGGGATGGAATCGGCATACTCGTGCACCTCTCCAATGTGACAAAAGATGTGACGAAGCAGCATGTCGCCGACATTTTCTCCGGCAAGATCACGATGTGGTCTGAATTAGGCGGTCTCGACACGAAAATACTGGTCATCGACCGGCCTCGCAATCAAAACATCCGCGATGCGTTTGAGGATCAGCTTGGCGTGACCGGAAAGATCACTGGTAGCGCCAAAGTCATCGGCTCCGATGAGCAGGTCGTCAAAACCGTCGTAGGAACATTACCCCCACTGTCTGCCATCACCTATCTCTCGTTAAGTCAGGCCCTGCCTGCCGTCTCAGGCGGCGTCGCCGTCAAACTCCTGCCCATCGACAAGATCGAGCCGGAAGTCCCCACCGTGAAAGACGGACGTTATCCCTTCCGACGCCCGCTCCTCCTCCTGTCCAAGAAGGAACCGAACCCCCTGGCTGAGGCCTTCACGCAGTTCGTACTGTCCCAAGCCGGTCAAGAACTCATGGCCGACACATACATTCCGCTCAAAGAGAAATAGTCCCAACCCGTCGTTTATTGAAGGAGGCACCTATGCACATGTGGCGATCATCGATCTTCATGGTACTGGGGCTCATCGGAAGTATAAGCTCACCGCTTCCTCTCTCCTATGCGGAAGAGCCGGGATCCATGGTGGACGGCGCGGGATTCACCCTCTACGGGACCGAATCGATCAAGGGGTCCGATGCTGCAAAGGTCGAACGGGACCCCGTCTGCGACCGGAGCAAGCGGCCAAAAATATTCAAGGTCGAACCGGATGAAGCCAAACCTGGCCAGAAAGTCACGATCAAAGGCGAGAATTTCGGGGCCAAAGAATGTTTCCACGGGGTGGCCTTCAGCGCGGCAGGGCCTGCCAAAATCGACTATACCTTCGTCAGCGAAACGACCATCGAAGCGACCGTTCCTGACGTCCGGGCCGGCATGTCGTTCATCGACGTGGTCGCCGGTGGCGGCAACGCCAGGTCAAAGGGCTTTTTAGTCCAGGCCAAGTAACCGGAAGCCGGCAATCTCCTCACGAGGCGCGGCACAATGCCGTGCCTCGTGTCCCCTCGATCAAGCCCATTTCAGCCTTCGTTCTCTCGACAAGACTCTTGATCTTATGCTAGCTTACGCGCTCATTTTCGCCTGAGAACTCTCGCGGATTCGCGCGCGATCTGAGGAGACGGGGACTGGTATGTTCAAGAAGATTTTGGTGGCCAATCGCGGCGAAATCGCCATGCGGATTATTCGCGCCTGCCGCGAATTGAACATCGCCACCGCCGCCATTTACTCCGAAGCTGATTCGACCGGGATCTACGTCAAAAAAGCGGACGAGGCCTACATGGTCGGCCCGGGACCGGTCAAAGGCTTCCTGGATAGCCAACAAATCGTCAGTCTGGCCCTACGGATCGGCGCCGACGCCATCCATCCAGGCTACGGATTTCTCTCGGAAAACTCGAAGTTTGCGCAACTGTGCCAAACCTCCGGCATTACCTTCATCGGCCCATCGCCGCAAGCCATCGACTTAATGGGGAGTAAGGTCAACGCCCGCGATCTCGCCAAGCGAGTGGGCGTTCCCATCGTCCCCGGTACCGAAGGCGGCGTCACCGACGTAAACGAGGCCTTGGCCTTTGCGAAAGCTACGGGGTATCCCGTCATCATTAAAGCCAGCGCAGGCGGAGGGGGACGCGGCCTCCGGGTGGTCCGGTCCGACGCCGAACTCCGTGAAAACATGGCGGTGGCGTCTCGGGAAGCACAAGCGTCGTTCGGCGATGGCAGCGTCTTCCTCGAAAAGTATATCGAACGGCCGCATCACATCGAATTTCAAATCCTGGCCGACAAACACGGCAACATGATCCACCTGGGCGAGCGCGATTGCTCGATCCAACGCCGGCATCAAAAGCTCATCGAAATTGCCCCCTCGTTGATCCTGACGCCGAAGCTACGAGCCGAAATGGGTGACGCGGCCATCACGATCGCCAAGGCGGTCGATTATGACAATGCCGGCACAGTCGAGTTCCTGCTCGACCAGGACGGCCATTATTACTTCATGGAGATGAACCCTCGCCTCCAAGTCGAGCATACGGTGACCGAACAGATCACCGCGATCGACATCGTGCGTAATCAAATTGCCATTGCGGCCGGTAATCCGCTTCGCATCACGCAAAATGAAGTCACGCTTCAAGGCCATTCCATCCAATGCCGCATCAACGCCGAAGACCCCAAGAACAACTTTATGCCTTGCACGGGCACCATCACCGCCTATCTCTCGCCGGGCGGGATCGGGGTCCGCATCGACGGAGCGGTCTACAACGGCTATTCAATACCGCCCTACTACGACGCCCTCTTGGCCAAACTCACCGTCCGTGGCCGTACCTGGGAAGAAACCGTCAGCCGCATGAGACGATCGCTCGAAGAATATGTTCTGCGCGGGGTGAAGACGACGATCCCCTTTATGAAGGAGATCATGCAGGAAGAGGATTTCATGGCAGGGCGTTTCGACACCTCCTACCTGGAAACGCATCCTGCCCTGTTCAATTACGACGAGTTCGAGCAGCCGGAGGATCTGGTGCTGGCGCTCTCCGCTGCCATCGCCGCCTACGAAGGGCTGTGACCACACAGCCGCCGATCAACCACCGATAACGAGTTAACCGGCAGACTAGAACATCATGGCGACACGACGACCGACAAAAAAACAGGCCCCTAAGAAACGAGCGGCAGCACCAGCCGTCCGTACGTCGAAGACACGTGCGAAGGTCAGCCCTGAGCTGATCATCCAACCGGCAACCGGCAAGCCCATCCTGATTACTGATGTCGCCTTGCGCGATGGCCATCAGTCGTTATTAGCCACACGCATGCGGACGGAGGACATGCTGCCCATCGCCCAGAAACTTGATGCCGTCGGCTATTGGTCGCTCGAAGTCTGGGGCGGGGCCACCTTCGACACCTGCCTCCGCTTTCTCAAAGAAGATCCGTGGGAACGGCTGCGCGCACTGCGCGCCGCCATGCCCAACACCAAACTGCAAATGCTGCTCCGCGGGCAGAACCTGGTCGGCTATCGGCATTATGCCGACGATGTGCTGGAACGGTTCATCGAACGATCCGCCGCAAACGGCATCGACGTCTTCCGCATCTTCGACGCGCTGAACGACATCCGCAACCTCGAGCGGGCCATGCGCGAAGTGAAAGCCTGCGGCAAACATGTCGAAGCCGCCATCAGCTACACCGTCAGTCCCGTCCACAGCGTAGACCGTTTTGTCGATATGGCGAAACGGCTGGAGGACCTCGGAACCGACACCCTCTGCATCAAAGACATGGCCGGCCTCCTGGCCCCGGTCGACGCCTATCACCTTATTCGCCGGATCAAAGCCGCCGTAAAGGTCCCGATCCATCTCCATTCGCATTACACCTCGGGAATGGCCTCGATGACCTCATTGATGGCCATCCTCGGCGGGCTGGACATGCTCGATACCGCCATGTCACCGTTGGCCGGCGGGACATCACATCCCGCGACGGAAACCGTAGTCGCCTCGCTGAAAAATACTCCGTATGACACAGGGCTGGATCTCGCCGCATTCCTCCCGATCACCGAACATTTCCGCACCGTTCGAAAAAAATACCGTCAATTCGAAAGCGAATTCACCGGGGTCGATGCCGAAATTCTCACGTCGCAGATCCCCGGCGGCATGCTCTCGAATCTCGCAGCCCAACTGACTGAACAGAACGCGCTCGATCGAATGAAAGAGGTCCTGGATGAAGTGCCACGCGTCAGAAAGGACATGGGGTATCCCCCGCTCGTGACCCCCACGAGTCAGATCGTCGGCACCCAAGCCACGCTGAACGTGCTGACGGGAGAACGCTACAAAGTCATCACCACGGAAACTAAGAACTACTTCCTCGGACTCTACGGCAGGGCACCGGGACCGCTCGATCACGACATCATGGCCCGGGCGATCGGGGACGAACAACCCATCAAAACCAGGCCGGCTGATCGACTGGAGCCGGAACTCGACGCCATCAAAAAAGATCTGCCTGCATCGGCCACCACGATAGAAGACCAGCTCTCATTCACGCTGTTCCCCGCCATCGCGCGTGACTTTTTCGAAGCGCGCGAGAAGGGGGACCTGACGATGGAGCCTCTTGAGAGCTTCCAGCCCAGTGGACCTGGTGCCGGCACCGAACTCCATTTGGCACCCGCAGAATTCAACGTCACGGTCCATGGCGAAACCTACCATGTGAAGGTATCCGGTTCCGGGAGGAAGGTGGACGGGCGCAAACCCTACTACATCCGGGTGAACGACAAACTCGAAGAAGTCTCGCTGGAACCGATTGAGGAAATCCTGGCTGGCGTACCGGAGGCTCCTGACAGCGGCACCGGCACCAAGCGTAAACGACCTAGACCCTCCAAGCCTGGAGACGTGGCCCCCCCGATGCCTGGTCGCGTCGTCAAAGTACTCGTCGCAATCGATGCCGTGGTCAAGACCGGTGACCCGCTCCTGATCATCGAAGCCATGAAAATGGAAAGTCAGGTCCCCGCGCCGATCGACGGGACAATCACCGCCATTCTGGTCGTAGAAGGCGACAACGTGAAGACGGATGAAACAGTCATCCAGCTGGAATAGCTCCCTTCACGACAGCCCGGCGCCACCACCTCGCAGCGCTCGTACCTGGGTGCGCACTTCGCTCGTAGGCCTGTCGCTCATGCTGACTGCTTGCACGTCACCCTCTTCCTTGCCTCAGTGGTTCGACGCCCTCGGACGCCTCCCCCTCAACAGCGTCACGGTCCAGGGTCAACGCATGGCGTACCTCGACGTGGGGCAGGGGCCGCCCGTCCTGCTCCTCCATGGATTCGGGGGCTCCATGTGGCAATGGGAGCATCAACAAGCGGCGCTCTCTGCCCATTTCCGCGTGATTACGCCTGACCTGGTCGGCGCAGGGCTGTCAGACAAACCCGATATCGAATACCGGCCGGATCAACTGCTGGCATTTCTCGTGGGCTTCATGGATGCGCTCAACATTCCTCAGGCTACGATGGTGGGCAACTCCATGGGCGCAGGCCTTGCCATCGGGCTCGCCCTCGACCACCCAGCACGAGTCTCACAGCTCGTTCTCATCGACGGGCTCCCGGCTCATGTCATGGAGCACCTGGCCAGCCCCTCGCTTCGTCGCGCCTTAACGACCAGCGCTCCATCCTGGCTGGTCTCGTTCGGCAATTGGCTCGTTGGAGGCCTGATGCTCGAATCCACGCTGCGTGAATTCGTCTACGATCCAGCCCTGTTGACTCAAGCCGTACTGGACCGCTCCAACCACAACCGCCAGCAGCCAGGACTCTTCCGAGCGTTGCTGACCATCGGCACCAACCTCCCGTTGTGGGAAGAACACTTTGCGCCACGCATCACATCAATCACCCACCGCACCCTGATTCTGTGGGGTGAGGAAGACCGCGTGTTCCCCCCCACAGCCGGCGAACAGCTCCACCAAGCCATCGCCGGCTCGACCTTCGTCCGCATCCCCAAGGCGGGGCACATCCCGCAGTGGGAACGACCGGAGGCCGTAAACAAGGCACTCCTGGACTTTATGAAACCCTAGCTACACCAGCACAGCCCACAGGACCACACGACAATGCATATGGTTGTCTTACCAAGGAGAACATGATGAGGTCAGTATGTCGAACAATCATCGGCGCCACAATCTGCCTGACGATCGGGCTTAGCGGATGCGGGAGTACCGGAAGCGGGACCAGTTTTCTCTATAAGAACCTCACCGTCGCAGACGGCAGCGCTATGGCGGGTGAAGGCCATACCGTCCTTTTCAAGGGAAGCCCCCTAGCCCTCTCGGGAACCGGCATTACAGTCGGCGATCCTCTCCGAGAGGTCACAATGACACAGACGGATCTCTCGCAAGTCAACATCACCGATACCAAGGGCAAGGGCAAGGTCCGGATCATCAGCATCGTGCCGTCGCTGGACACGAAAGTCTGCGAGCAACAAACCCATTTTCTGAGCGAGAAGAATAAAGGGCTGGACAAGCTCATCGAGCTGATCACCGTCAGCATCGATACGCCATTCGCCCAAAAGCGATTCGCGGAAGAGGCCCATATCACCAACGTCACGTTCCTCTCCGACTATCGAGGCGCAGAATTCGGAAAGACCTACGGGCTCTTCCTCAAGGCCCCCCACATCCTGGCGCGTACCGTCATGGTCATCGACGCCCACAACCAGGTGCGGTACCTGCAAATCACGCCCGAGCTGGCACAGCTTCCGGATATGAATGAAGCGTTTGCCGTAGCCAAGTCCTTGATCACGGCCAGCTAGGCTGAGAAAATGGCACGGTCGGAGTTCAGGCCATGGTCAAGATGTTTGAGGTTCGGCGTTCGAGGTGTTGGGACTTCGAACCTGGAACCTCGAACTGTTCTGTCTGAACCTAAACCTCATCCTCACCCGTTGCAGACAGGACCCTGATGGCACAATACGACATGCTGGTGATTGGAACCGGCCCGGCGGGCCAGAAAGCGGCGGTCCAAGCCGCCAAGCTGGGCAAGAAAGTCGGCATCATCGAGCGCAAAGCCGTCGTCGGCGGCGTCTGCACCAACACCGGCACCATCCCCAGTAAATCCCTCCGCGAAGCGGTCCTCTATCTCTCGGGATTTCGCCAACGCCATCTCTATGGAGCTGGCTATCGAGTCAAGAAAACCATCACGATCGACGATCTCGCCTTTCGCGCCAACCACGTCATCAAGAACGAAATCGAGACCGTGCGGAAACAGATGGCCCGCAACCATATCGATCTCATCTACGGAGAGGCCCGATTCCTCGATCCCCACCGGCTCCTCATCCAGCAGGCTGGCACGTCGACGGAACATCGAGCGCATATCATCGTCATCGCGGTCGGAACAGAACCGGCCAGGCCGCACGACATCCCCTTCGATGATCGCACGATCATCGATGCCGACGGTCTCCTCACGCTCACAGACCTTCCAACATCGATGGTCATTGTCGGAGGCGGCGTGATCGGCACGGAGTATGCCTCGATCTTAGCCGCGATCGGTGTGCCGGTCATCCTGATCGACAAGCGTCCGCGCTTGCTCGAATTTGTCGACGCGCAGATCATCGAGGCTCTGCAGCAGCAGATGACCGACATGGGCATCACGCTCTATCACGAAGAAGAAGTGGTCACGATCCAGAAAGAGGCCGACGGACAGGTCATCGTCACGTTGAAGAACCGGCCGCCAATTGCCACTTCAATGCTCATGTACGCCATCGGCCGCAGTGGCGCCACGAAGCCCTTAAACCTGGAATCGGTCGCCATTAAACCGGATGCGCGAGGCCGCCTGACTGTGAACGACCATTTCCAAACCTCTGTCCCCCATATCTACGCCGTCGGCGACGTCATCGGGTTTCCTGCCCTGGCTTCCACCTCCATGCAGCAAGGGCGTCTTGCCGCTTGCCATGCCTTCGGGCACCATGACCGCACCGACACAGACCTCCTCCCCTACGGCATCTATGCCATTCCTGAAATCTCCATGGTGGGAAGGAATGAGGAAGAACTGGCCAAGGCAGGGGTTCCCTATGCCGTCGGCATCGCACATTATCGGGAAATCGCCAGGGGGCAACTCCTCGGCGACAACACCGGCATGCTGAAGCTGCTGTTTGATCCCCACACCCATGCGCTGCTAGGCGTCCATGCCATCGGAGAAGGAGCCACGGAGCTCATTCACATCGGCCAGGCCGTCATGGCCTACCAAGGACGAATTAACTACTTCATCGACACGGTCTTCAACTACCCGACCCTGGCAGAATGTTATAAAGTCGCCGCGCTGGACGGCATCAATCGATTGCCGAGGCCCTGGCCGCAGCCGACGACAGCCGTGAAAGGTGAACCGTGAGACAACAGCATCTGTCGATCTGATGAATTTGATGAATGTCTGGCATTCATCAAATCAACACATTCCGAAACCTTCCTTCATAGGATGCGTTTAACGAGAGAGGAGTGAATCCATGTCGTTTTCAGATCATCTGCGTATGCTGGCTCAACCGATCTGGGATGCACAGCTCACCCATCCGTTCGTCGTGGCGTTGGGCAAGGGAACATTGCCGGAACGAAAATTCAAGTACTACATCCTGCAAGACGCCAGGTTTCTCGGCGACCTGGCCCGCGTATTTTCTGCCGGAGCGATGAGAGCGCCTGATTCAGAGACGGCGCTGCGCCTCACAAAGCTCGCAGAAGACACCATCGTCGTCGAACGCAGCCTCCACGAAGGATATGGGTCGCGTTGGGAGATGAGCGCCAAACAGATGTCCTCCGTGCCCATGGCACCGACCAACTATGCCTACACCAGGCATATGCTGACCGTCGCGCATACAGGCTCGGTAGCGGAGATCACCGTCGTCGCCCTCCCCTGCGCCTGGATCTACTGCGTCGTCGGACAGCATTTATTGAAGAACGGACCTCCATCTAAAAATCATCCCTATCGCGACTGGCTCATGCTCTACGCCTCGCCAGAATTTGCAGAAGTGCAGACGTGGATGCGCAAGAAAGTCGACCAGTGGGCCAAAACCGCGGGAAAGGAAGAAAAGCGGCGCATGGAAGAAGCGTTCGTCATCAGCTCGCGGTATGAGTGGATGTTCTGGGAGATGGCGTGGAACGAGGAGAAGTGGCCGGTGTGAGAGAGGGCGGGCCAGAACTGGGCGGCTCTCTCCGCTTGGAGCCACAGAGCGCCGTTGGCCGCTCGATGCTTCGCCTCCGCTTGGCGCCGAAAACTAGCCACACCGTCGCGCCGGTGTGGCGTCGAACATTCGTCGCCACTGCCTACGGCAGACGCTGCAGCTCAGCATGAACGGTCACCCAACGGCGCTCTGATTACGCTCCAAGAGCCGCCAAGCCCCGGCCCTAAAATTGGTCACCGGCCGAGAGGGAGAGGGGATGAAAATAAGAGGAAGCGGGAGGCTTGAACCTCCGTGCAAATCGCCGGACAGACGCTGGTACCCCGCTGATTGTGAAACACATCAGGAACAACAGAAGGGGCGGGGAAAAGAGAAGCGTGAAAAATTGTGTCGTCTACGCTCATACGCCCACTATAAATAGAACCAAGTTCTAGCCCCATCCTGTTTCGCCATGTCGATAATGAACGAGATTCTAGTATCAGCAAAAAGTACCCGAAGCCAGATTCTGACCAAACTAACCGCAGCGTGCGATTGGGCAGGAATCTCTAGAGGGCGAGCATTAGAGTACGGAGCTCTGTTCGCAGAACACTTCACAATCGAAGAGAAAACTCGCGAACATTTCTTTGCTTATAACGAACTCTCAGATGTGTCGGAGGCATACGAACTATGGCTCAACGAAGTGGACTTGTTTCCAGGGTTGAAAGAAATGATTCGTGAGGTATTTTCAAGCGGCCCCCTGCTTCGCGAAGACGAGCGTCCGGGGAACTCAGGTAGTCGGCCAAGGAACGATGCCTTCCCAATCATTCTAGCTGGGAAGTTGAACAAAGCAGGAATCGCAGTTGCGTCCATTGAAGGCATCCGACGGAATAAAAGCGCTCGGGCTCGTGACCCAAACGAAGGTATCATCATAAAGTCAGATATTGCGATTGAGCACTGTGATCTGCTCATCCCAATAGAGTGCAAACGACCTCAATCGATTGAAGCCATGTATGCACGAGCCGCCGAAGCCCGAAGGCAGTTATCTGGCATTAATGGCATTATTGCAATTGACTGCTCAGCTGCTATCAGACCAGCCGGGCAAGTATTGGAAGCTCAAACTGATAAGAAAGCGGCAGATTTCATAGATAGCCTGCTAGCTTCTAAAGTGGTTCCAGTCGTGAGACGACAGTTTCGACAACAAGTTATTGGCGCAATTCTCTATATTAGGACCCCTGTGCACACTGTCCATAAGATAAGTTCAATCCTTGATTCATCAGGAAATCCGGTCACAACTTATAACCTAGTAACTGCAACGACTATCTTCTTTGTTGCCAATCCAAACTCACCACAGGCAAAAGTATTCCGCTCGATGAAGGACGCCTACATGGCAACTCTATCGGCAATGGGTCAGCCCCACAACGTGGAGGGCTGACGCTGTGACGTTTCGAGAGTTTTATTGAAATCTGGATGGACTAGCCGCACTTATGGCACTTCTGAGGTGTGCCTATTGGTTGAGAGCTGGTTGCGGGTGGTGCGAGGAGAACGAATTTGTGTCTAGCCGAGACCAAAGATCCAGGAGGAGCGGGCGAGAAACTATTCAGAGATCAGGGGAACGGCGTCGGCGTGGAGGACTGTCTCGCCTGCATCGGATTGGCGGAGGCCTTCTTCAACTTTCGCTAGGAAACACAGCCGTTCGATGGCATCTTCAAGCGTGGCTGTATCGGGAAGCATCTCGACAGCCTGAAGAATTTTCTGCTTGACCGTTTGAGTCGCCATGACAATCACCTCATGTAATCATCACTCTAAGGCACTTTCCCTGAAGCGTCAACTTTCAGCCAGCCGACTTCCACAGAGGGAACCCGCTAGACAGGCCCTGCCTGCTGAGTATAATGTGCGCTAGCGTTGACGTGATTCCCGATCTCACAGGATGACTTTCCCGGCATGAATCGCCTCCTCCTCACGATCCTCCTGACCATCTCCACCTGCTGGACGGTTCCTGCTCACGCAGCCTCGCCGTACGAGGACAGCCTGAGGCTGCTGGCGGAGGGAGTGATCGCCGATGTCGCAACGGCGAAAAGGAGCCGTCTGGCGGTGATGGACTTTACCGATGCCAAAGGCATCGTCACACCGGTCGGACAGTTTATCGCGGAAGAACTGGGCACGCAGATCATGGTCACCGGCGAGTTCAAAGTCGTCGACCGCGCCCTCGTGAGTTCGACGTTGAAAAAATTCCATGTCACGAAGCTCGAACCGGCTCAGGCGAAAGCCGTGACGCGTGCGGCCAAAGCGGTACGAGCCGATGTGTTTCTTGCTGGATCGTATCTCGAATCGGCTGGAGAAGTCCGGGTCACCGTCAAGCTGCTCAACCCCAGCACCGTTCAATCACTGGGCGCCACGCGCGGCACCCTTCCCAAAGCCGGCCCGCTTGGGGACCTGATCAAGGACGTGAACAAGCCACCTGTCGTCATCATCGATCCATCCGCCAAGACGCCGCCACCATCTGGTCTCGGCTTCCATCGTAATGAGCAGTATCAGCTGGTCGTGACCGCGCTGCACCAGCGGGACAATCAGATCACGGCCGATCTGACCATCGAAAATACCTCTTCGCGTGACATCAAAGTCCTCTGCCTGTTGCAAAACACCCTGCTGGAAGACAACCATGGCGCGCTATGGAAATTGGAGGCACAAGACAATCGTGAAGGGCTCTGTGCGCGTGGGCTCGAACTCTCACCACGCGAAAAAGACCGGGCCGTGCTGACCTTCTCGGCTCCGGCCGGTGCGCAGGCGAGCCACTTTACCTTGCGTTATCACGAGAGAACGCCACGCACTGATGCCCGGTTCACCAT is a window encoding:
- a CDS encoding FlgO family outer membrane protein; its protein translation is MNRLLLTILLTISTCWTVPAHAASPYEDSLRLLAEGVIADVATAKRSRLAVMDFTDAKGIVTPVGQFIAEELGTQIMVTGEFKVVDRALVSSTLKKFHVTKLEPAQAKAVTRAAKAVRADVFLAGSYLESAGEVRVTVKLLNPSTVQSLGATRGTLPKAGPLGDLIKDVNKPPVVIIDPSAKTPPPSGLGFHRNEQYQLVVTALHQRDNQITADLTIENTSSRDIKVLCLLQNTLLEDNHGALWKLEAQDNREGLCARGLELSPREKDRAVLTFSAPAGAQASHFTLRYHERTPRTDARFTIEGLTAEPAGASPAVTDTTAPPSTN
- the tenA gene encoding thiaminase II, whose translation is MSFSDHLRMLAQPIWDAQLTHPFVVALGKGTLPERKFKYYILQDARFLGDLARVFSAGAMRAPDSETALRLTKLAEDTIVVERSLHEGYGSRWEMSAKQMSSVPMAPTNYAYTRHMLTVAHTGSVAEITVVALPCAWIYCVVGQHLLKNGPPSKNHPYRDWLMLYASPEFAEVQTWMRKKVDQWAKTAGKEEKRRMEEAFVISSRYEWMFWEMAWNEEKWPV
- a CDS encoding alpha/beta fold hydrolase; protein product: MAYLDVGQGPPVLLLHGFGGSMWQWEHQQAALSAHFRVITPDLVGAGLSDKPDIEYRPDQLLAFLVGFMDALNIPQATMVGNSMGAGLAIGLALDHPARVSQLVLIDGLPAHVMEHLASPSLRRALTTSAPSWLVSFGNWLVGGLMLESTLREFVYDPALLTQAVLDRSNHNRQQPGLFRALLTIGTNLPLWEEHFAPRITSITHRTLILWGEEDRVFPPTAGEQLHQAIAGSTFVRIPKAGHIPQWERPEAVNKALLDFMKP
- the tpx gene encoding thiol peroxidase, which codes for MMRSVCRTIIGATICLTIGLSGCGSTGSGTSFLYKNLTVADGSAMAGEGHTVLFKGSPLALSGTGITVGDPLREVTMTQTDLSQVNITDTKGKGKVRIISIVPSLDTKVCEQQTHFLSEKNKGLDKLIELITVSIDTPFAQKRFAEEAHITNVTFLSDYRGAEFGKTYGLFLKAPHILARTVMVIDAHNQVRYLQITPELAQLPDMNEAFAVAKSLITAS
- the sthA gene encoding Si-specific NAD(P)(+) transhydrogenase; translated protein: MAQYDMLVIGTGPAGQKAAVQAAKLGKKVGIIERKAVVGGVCTNTGTIPSKSLREAVLYLSGFRQRHLYGAGYRVKKTITIDDLAFRANHVIKNEIETVRKQMARNHIDLIYGEARFLDPHRLLIQQAGTSTEHRAHIIVIAVGTEPARPHDIPFDDRTIIDADGLLTLTDLPTSMVIVGGGVIGTEYASILAAIGVPVILIDKRPRLLEFVDAQIIEALQQQMTDMGITLYHEEEVVTIQKEADGQVIVTLKNRPPIATSMLMYAIGRSGATKPLNLESVAIKPDARGRLTVNDHFQTSVPHIYAVGDVIGFPALASTSMQQGRLAACHAFGHHDRTDTDLLPYGIYAIPEISMVGRNEEELAKAGVPYAVGIAHYREIARGQLLGDNTGMLKLLFDPHTHALLGVHAIGEGATELIHIGQAVMAYQGRINYFIDTVFNYPTLAECYKVAALDGINRLPRPWPQPTTAVKGEP